The Pseudomonas sp. MH9.2 genomic interval GCTCAGGACCGCGTCGGGCAGGTTGCCGGCGTAGCTGGGCAGGTGACGCTCAAGCACGAAACCCAATGCGCGGACCCGAGTGCCATCTTCGAGGCGGCAGCTGAGCCAATGGGGTCGGTAGGAGGGATAAGGCATCTCGCGCTGCCAGAGCGCCAATAAAGACTCTTGCAGACAGTCTTCGGGCAGGCGGTAGGCAAACCCGCTACATGAGCCGCCGCGATCCAGGCCAAACACCAGGCCGGGAAGTTCGGGCGTGCCACGATGTTCGTGGGACCACAGGTACAAACCACGATGATAACCGTGCACCCTACCGCGCTGCCGCTCCACGGCGGAGCATTCGGGGCGCCAGATCAAGGAGCCGTAGGCGAACAACCAGACAGGGCCACCCTGATGCAGCTTCATGGTGTTCTGCATTGAGTTCATCAGTTGTTCGAGGGTCAATTGCGGCCCCAGATCAATCACTGGTGGGTAACCGAGTTCCAGACCGGCATGAGCAGCCGTCATCAAACTATTGAATTCATTCCCCATTTCCTTCCCCCCTGGCCCTGCTACTGCCAGTTGTACCCGACCTTTGCGCCGCAGAACATCCCCGCTGGCATCGGGCGGGGAAACGCATCGACAACAACTTCGCCATCAGACGCTTAAATATCAGACTTTGTCGGAGGCTTGCCCGTCACGTTGCAGCGCCCACACGTCTGAAAATATTATGCAATAAATAATCCACCGCCCAGGCCCGCCAGCCTGAACCCACTCAAATGAGCAGATAAAAAGACCTGTCAGCTACTCCCATTGAGGAAAAAACAGGAACTTCCTATTCAAATCATGGACAATTTACCCTTTCAACCTATACGACCCGCGTATAAAGCCGCTTCATGGCAATACCGGCTGAGAGAGTTAGCAATAATGAGTACATCAGGAAAAAGCACGGTCTTGGCCGCGCTTTTGTTCATTTCGGCGACCTGCACGCAGGCTGCTGAAGAGTCGCAAGATAAAAAAGACGGCTTCTGGCTTGTTCAGGCCAGCGTCTACACCCGTCACTTTTCCTCCGACTCCGATCACAATGACCATCAACATCTGATTGGTCTGGAGCGCAACGAGGCCTCAGGTCTGGTCTATGGCGCGGCAAGCTTTCGCAACTCGTTCGACCAACAGTCGGCCTACGCCTATATCGGCAAGCGCTATGAGAGCGCCAATTATCCGGTCTATGTGAAGATCTCGGGCGGGCTGCTTTATGGATATCGTGGCGAATACCGCGACAAGATCCCTCTGAATCGCTTTGGCATCGCGCCAGCGATCATCCCGTCGGTGGGTGTTCACTTCGGCCCCGTCACCACCGAACTGGTTCTGCTGGGGACCTCGGCGACCATGATCAACGTCGGCGTACGCTTCTAAAGCCTACGCACAGACTTGCTACGCCCTTGGGGCGTAAGCAAAGACATCGGCACGCATCTGATGCGCATCCATGCCCGCTGATACCAAGGCGTCGAGGGTGGCGTAGATCATCGCCGGGGAGCCACTGCCGTAAACATACACCGACGACAAATCGCTGATGTCTTCGCACACGGCTTCATGGAGCATGCCGCAACGACCTTCCCAGCCGCACAAATCACTGACCACTTTATGCAGGTGCAGGTTAGGCAATTGCTTCCACTCGTCCCAATGGGACAGCTCATAGAAGTCTTCAGGCCGCCGCACGCCCCAGTACAGGTGCACCGGGTGTTTGAAACCCTTGGCACGGCAATGCTCGATCAGGCTGTGCATCTGCGCCATACCCGTACCCGCGGCAATCAGCACCAGTGGCCCCTCGGGCAATTCAGCGAGATGGGTATCGCCGTAGGGCATTTCGATGTGCACGATGCGATTACGCTGTAATTGTTCGATCAGGCTCTGTGCGCTGGCTTCGCGCACCAGCACATGCAACTCCAGATCGCGCCCGCAATGGGGGGCCGAGGCCATGGAAAAGGCTGATTTCTCGCCATTTTCGCGCTCGATCATCAAGTACTGCCCGGCGTGATAGCGCGGCGGCTTGCCAGCGGGAGCTCTCAAGCCGACCCGCCACACATCGCCACCGACTTCGACGCACTCACTCACCTGGCAGGCCAGTTTGCGCACCGGCAGTTCTCCGCGCGCCAGCACCCCGTCCCACATCACGATGCAGTCTTCCAGGGGCTCGGCCAGACAGGTGTAGATCTCGCCATGATTCAGCGTCACCCCTGCCTGCAATACGCGGCCTTCCACCAACAACGCGGCACAAATATGGCAGTTACCATTCCGGCAGCTTTGTGGGCATTCATAGCCAAGACGTGTCGCGGCGTCGAGTATCCCTTCGCCGGGCAACATCTCCAGTACCGCACCAGACGGCTGCAAGGTTACGCGCATCAATCTATTCCTAACTCGTTCCAGATATCGTCGATCCGGCGTGTCACCGCCTCATCCTTGACGATAACCCGACCCCACTCGCGCGTGGTCTCTCCCGGCCATTTGTGAGTTGCGTCCAGGCCCATCTTCGACCCCAATCCGGACACCGGCGACGCGAAGTCCAGATAGTCGATGGGTGTGTTATCGATCATCACAGTGTCACGCTTGGGGTCCATCCGCGTGGTGATAGCCCAGACCACGTCGTTCCAGTCACGGGCATTGATGTCGTCATCCGTGACGATAACGAATTTGGTGTACATGAACTGTCGCAGGAACGACCAAACCCCCAGCATTACGCGCTTGGCGTGGCCGGGATACTGTTTCTTCATGGTCACGATGGCCATGCGGTACGAGCAACCTTCAGGCGGCAAGTAAAAGTCCGTGATCTCCGGGAACTGCTTTTGCAGAATCGGCACGAAGACTTCGTTCAACGCCACACCGAGAATCGCCGGTTCATCAGGTGGCCGCCCGGTGTAGGTGCTGTGATAGATCGGTTTTATCCGGTGGGTAATGCGCTGGACGGTGAACACCGGGAAGCTGTCGACTTCGTTGTAGTAACCGGTATGGTCGCCGTAAGGGCCTTCGGCAGCCATCTCGCCGGGATGGATCACGCCTTCCAGGACGATTTCCGCACTGGCAGGCACTTGCAGGTCGTTGCCACGGCACTTGATCAGCTCGGTGCGATTACCCCGCAGCAAACCGGCAAAGGCGTATTCAGACAGGCTGTCAGGCACCGGCGTGACGGCACCGAGAATAGTCGCGGGGTCTGCACCCAGCGCCACCGCCACCGGGAACGGCTGGCCAG includes:
- a CDS encoding gamma-glutamylcyclotransferase; this encodes MGNEFNSLMTAAHAGLELGYPPVIDLGPQLTLEQLMNSMQNTMKLHQGGPVWLFAYGSLIWRPECSAVERQRGRVHGYHRGLYLWSHEHRGTPELPGLVFGLDRGGSCSGFAYRLPEDCLQESLLALWQREMPYPSYRPHWLSCRLEDGTRVRALGFVLERHLPSYAGNLPDAVLSQVLATTCGRSGTTRDYVEQTVSALRSHAMPDLNLEARLKRCQSASCV
- the ubiD gene encoding 4-hydroxy-3-polyprenylbenzoate decarboxylase — its product is MKFKDLRDFVQQLEQRGELKRIQVPVSPVLEMTEICDRTLRNKGPALLFEKPIGYDIPVLGNLFGTPQRVAMGMGAEAVSELREIGKLLAFLKEPEPPKGLKDAWSKLPIFRKIIAMAPKVVKDAPCQEVVIEGDDVDLGMLPVQTCWPGDVGPLITWGLTVTKGPNKDRQNLGIYRQQVIGRNKVIMRWLSHRGGALDFKEWCDKHPGQPFPVAVALGADPATILGAVTPVPDSLSEYAFAGLLRGNRTELIKCRGNDLQVPASAEIVLEGVIHPGEMAAEGPYGDHTGYYNEVDSFPVFTVQRITHRIKPIYHSTYTGRPPDEPAILGVALNEVFVPILQKQFPEITDFYLPPEGCSYRMAIVTMKKQYPGHAKRVMLGVWSFLRQFMYTKFVIVTDDDINARDWNDVVWAITTRMDPKRDTVMIDNTPIDYLDFASPVSGLGSKMGLDATHKWPGETTREWGRVIVKDEAVTRRIDDIWNELGID
- a CDS encoding CDP-6-deoxy-delta-3,4-glucoseen reductase: MRVTLQPSGAVLEMLPGEGILDAATRLGYECPQSCRNGNCHICAALLVEGRVLQAGVTLNHGEIYTCLAEPLEDCIVMWDGVLARGELPVRKLACQVSECVEVGGDVWRVGLRAPAGKPPRYHAGQYLMIERENGEKSAFSMASAPHCGRDLELHVLVREASAQSLIEQLQRNRIVHIEMPYGDTHLAELPEGPLVLIAAGTGMAQMHSLIEHCRAKGFKHPVHLYWGVRRPEDFYELSHWDEWKQLPNLHLHKVVSDLCGWEGRCGMLHEAVCEDISDLSSVYVYGSGSPAMIYATLDALVSAGMDAHQMRADVFAYAPRA
- a CDS encoding sn-glycerol-3-phosphate transporter, which encodes MSTSGKSTVLAALLFISATCTQAAEESQDKKDGFWLVQASVYTRHFSSDSDHNDHQHLIGLERNEASGLVYGAASFRNSFDQQSAYAYIGKRYESANYPVYVKISGGLLYGYRGEYRDKIPLNRFGIAPAIIPSVGVHFGPVTTELVLLGTSATMINVGVRF